A section of the Thermotoga caldifontis AZM44c09 genome encodes:
- a CDS encoding Rqc2 family fibronectin-binding protein → MIDAFVLRKVVRDLSILQGEALRQIHQCGKFCLQLIFQRATVRVSVEPGLAHVCLADKEDLSGQNPSNFVTFARSRLRNARLKDVHQVDLDRILCFVFDKIDETGERHEYRLYVELFGSRSNVVLVEGERVLDDFRSFLEKDSPYNLAPSKLNPIDGFEITFDSNKMLSKYIVDEIAGFSRLTAQEVLFRAKITDKPVSMLTEGEKVALKLALFSIIDDFEKPTCYVYELQGKRFVSAYPLKVLSSFLERYDSASRAVDEAYFWNLRKVKMEKLRQQLSSVVEEKLKKQEKLLQALFDEAKECEKAEEYKRYGELLKYANDADVSGSAVKCFDWQSGKTVTVPLAPGKDVKRSAQFYFEQYKKLKEKSQILKTRIEQLQRQNEYLEEILYNLESSETLEDLEEIEEELAESGLVHRKSSSHKKTEEPGFRKFVYNGFTILVGKNNKQNEALVRKASDSDIWLHVQQSPGAHVIVRTEGRAVPRDVLLYAASIAAYYSKARYSSNVPVDYTLVKNVHKPKGSPPGMVLYTNYETLFVNPLDPESEQKV, encoded by the coding sequence ATGATCGACGCCTTCGTCCTGAGGAAAGTTGTTCGGGATCTTTCCATCCTCCAAGGTGAGGCGCTGAGGCAGATCCACCAGTGCGGAAAGTTCTGTCTTCAGCTGATTTTTCAACGCGCCACCGTTAGAGTTTCCGTTGAACCTGGCCTGGCACACGTCTGTTTGGCAGACAAAGAAGATCTTTCGGGCCAAAATCCTTCGAACTTCGTCACGTTCGCCCGATCGCGACTGCGCAATGCGAGGTTGAAAGATGTCCATCAGGTGGATCTCGATAGGATCTTGTGTTTCGTCTTCGATAAGATCGACGAAACCGGTGAAAGGCACGAGTACAGGCTCTACGTTGAACTCTTCGGTAGTCGATCCAACGTCGTTCTGGTTGAAGGTGAGAGAGTCCTGGACGACTTCAGATCGTTCCTCGAAAAGGATAGCCCGTACAATCTTGCCCCCAGCAAGCTGAACCCCATCGATGGTTTCGAAATCACGTTCGACAGCAACAAGATGCTCTCTAAGTACATCGTCGATGAAATCGCTGGATTCTCCAGATTGACCGCCCAGGAGGTTCTGTTCCGCGCAAAAATCACGGACAAACCCGTTAGTATGTTGACTGAAGGAGAGAAAGTCGCACTCAAGCTGGCTCTGTTTTCCATCATCGACGATTTCGAAAAACCAACCTGCTACGTTTATGAACTGCAGGGGAAACGCTTCGTTTCCGCGTATCCTTTGAAGGTGCTCAGCTCTTTTTTAGAGAGATACGATTCTGCTTCCCGCGCGGTGGATGAAGCCTATTTTTGGAATTTGAGAAAAGTGAAGATGGAAAAGCTTCGCCAGCAACTCTCCTCCGTTGTCGAAGAGAAGCTCAAGAAACAGGAGAAACTCCTGCAAGCGCTTTTCGATGAAGCGAAGGAGTGTGAAAAGGCGGAGGAATACAAACGCTACGGGGAACTGTTGAAGTACGCAAACGATGCAGATGTCAGCGGATCTGCCGTGAAATGTTTCGACTGGCAGAGTGGCAAAACTGTCACTGTACCGCTCGCACCTGGTAAAGACGTCAAGCGAAGCGCACAGTTTTACTTCGAGCAGTACAAGAAACTCAAGGAAAAATCACAGATACTGAAAACGAGGATAGAGCAACTTCAGAGGCAGAACGAGTACCTCGAAGAGATACTCTACAACCTCGAGTCATCAGAAACGCTGGAAGATCTCGAAGAGATAGAGGAAGAACTTGCGGAAAGTGGACTCGTTCACAGAAAATCCTCCTCTCACAAGAAGACCGAAGAACCAGGTTTCAGAAAGTTCGTTTACAACGGTTTCACGATACTGGTCGGAAAGAACAACAAACAGAACGAGGCGCTCGTGAGGAAAGCCAGCGATTCTGACATCTGGCTACACGTTCAACAATCGCCTGGTGCCCACGTGATCGTACGCACAGAAGGAAGAGCCGTCCCGAGAGACGTTTTACTCTACGCAGCCTCAATAGCAGCGTATTATTCCAAAGCGCGTTACTCCTCTAATGTTCCGGTGGATTACACGCTCGTCAAGAACGTCCACAAACCGAAAGGCTCTCCACCCGGGATGGTCCTCTACACGAACTACGAAACGCTGTTCGTGAACCCCCTCGATCCCGAGTCCGAACAAAAAGTTTAA
- a CDS encoding phosphatidate cytidylyltransferase — MTTETKTRLVTASIVAPFVVACFISYKSLIGLVAAVVLLASYELLNMAVQGQNERGFVKYAVAICVGFVVAYGVMEARNGLLLLSLAFILTNVIAVLTQKNVENVWPVVVATGLALVYVAGCLSFFFPMYLEFGAANALLNLTAVWLYDTGAYFVGMRWGKTKISKKFSPNKSLEGVIGGFLSSLAFSFVYKLVFDFIFKAEVMPFGSLVILSAIIAILDTFGDLFESALKRYFKVKDSGTVLPGHGGMLDRIDGLLFVTPVTYYLLSIGVL, encoded by the coding sequence GTGACCACAGAGACCAAAACACGGCTCGTAACGGCTTCGATCGTGGCACCTTTCGTGGTTGCGTGTTTCATCAGCTACAAGAGTCTGATAGGTCTGGTCGCGGCGGTAGTTCTGCTCGCCTCTTACGAGCTTCTCAACATGGCGGTTCAGGGGCAGAACGAAAGAGGCTTCGTGAAGTACGCGGTCGCAATATGCGTGGGCTTCGTAGTTGCCTACGGTGTCATGGAAGCGAGAAACGGTCTGTTACTTCTGAGTCTGGCTTTCATTTTGACGAACGTCATCGCAGTTCTGACGCAGAAGAACGTCGAAAATGTTTGGCCTGTCGTCGTTGCGACGGGCCTCGCCTTGGTCTACGTGGCGGGCTGTCTGTCGTTTTTCTTCCCGATGTACCTCGAATTCGGTGCGGCAAACGCGTTGCTCAATTTGACCGCAGTGTGGCTGTACGACACGGGTGCGTACTTCGTTGGCATGAGATGGGGGAAAACCAAGATCTCGAAAAAGTTCAGCCCAAACAAGAGCTTGGAGGGTGTGATCGGCGGTTTTCTCAGCAGTCTGGCTTTTTCTTTCGTATACAAGCTCGTCTTCGATTTCATCTTCAAAGCCGAAGTGATGCCTTTCGGCTCGCTTGTGATCTTGTCTGCGATCATAGCGATTCTCGACACGTTTGGAGATCTTTTCGAGTCCGCGTTGAAGCGCTACTTCAAAGTCAAAGATTCTGGCACCGTGTTACCAGGGCACGGCGGGATGCTGGACAGAATAGACGGGTTGCTTTTCGTCACACCAGTAACTTATTATCTATTATCAATCGGGGTTCTGTGA
- the uppS gene encoding polyprenyl diphosphate synthase, with product MKPVHVAIIMDGNGRWAQKRGLPRVEGHRRGALKAERVVEWAAELGIKYVTFYAFSTENWKRPKEEVEYLFSLLVTLLRKKLKKMLEQGVRLRFAGAIDELPDPVAKFCHECEEKTKQNDRIHAILALNYGGRREIVDAINKAIQNGVTRVDEDRFRNWLYLPDVPDPDLVIRTSGEMRISNFLLWQIAYSELYFTKVLWPDFTKQEFLKAIEDYEKRQRRFGGL from the coding sequence GTGAAACCTGTACACGTGGCCATCATAATGGATGGAAACGGGAGATGGGCCCAGAAGAGGGGTCTGCCCAGGGTCGAAGGTCATCGCAGGGGTGCTTTGAAAGCCGAGAGGGTCGTTGAATGGGCCGCAGAACTCGGTATAAAATACGTCACTTTCTACGCCTTCTCGACCGAGAACTGGAAACGGCCGAAGGAGGAAGTTGAGTACCTTTTCTCCTTGCTCGTGACGCTGCTCAGAAAGAAGCTCAAAAAGATGCTCGAGCAGGGTGTCAGGCTGAGATTCGCCGGTGCCATCGACGAACTCCCAGACCCTGTTGCGAAGTTCTGCCATGAATGCGAAGAAAAGACGAAGCAGAACGACAGAATCCACGCCATCCTGGCGCTGAATTACGGTGGCCGTCGCGAGATCGTCGATGCGATCAATAAAGCCATTCAAAACGGTGTGACACGCGTAGATGAGGATCGTTTCAGAAACTGGCTTTATCTCCCGGATGTACCTGATCCGGACCTCGTGATAAGAACGTCCGGCGAGATGAGGATCAGCAACTTCCTGCTGTGGCAGATCGCTTACAGCGAACTGTACTTCACCAAGGTTCTGTGGCCCGATTTCACCAAACAGGAGTTTTTGAAAGCCATAGAAGACTACGAGAAACGTCAGAGGAGGTTCGGAGGTCTGTGA
- a CDS encoding ABC transporter permease, translated as MWRAFLANLEKSFIEFKRYYFNSISSIATFLIFFYLLFFGVKTIGGPTVDSSSTLDGIIVGYFMWVMFIFSFQGVAWGIIEEAQRGTLEQIFTSPIAFEYQMFFRMISDFLFNVLFAIPLMYFAAFTTGRRIGFDLPTLLYLMVAGTMSALGIGMILGGIALIFKRISSFIQIVTIGSLSFTMFEASSLWHRMLPMSQASYMMRALAIDGTKLHQFSLSDHLILWLVALVYLSIGFLVFRLFERRATIMGSLSQY; from the coding sequence ATGTGGAGAGCATTCCTCGCAAATCTTGAAAAAAGTTTCATCGAGTTCAAACGCTACTACTTCAACTCGATCTCCAGCATCGCCACGTTCTTGATATTCTTCTACCTTTTGTTCTTCGGCGTGAAAACGATAGGAGGTCCGACGGTAGATTCGTCGTCCACACTGGACGGCATCATAGTGGGCTACTTCATGTGGGTCATGTTCATCTTTTCGTTCCAGGGTGTCGCGTGGGGGATCATCGAAGAAGCACAACGCGGCACTCTCGAACAGATCTTCACTTCTCCTATCGCCTTCGAGTATCAGATGTTTTTCAGGATGATCAGCGACTTTCTTTTCAACGTGCTGTTCGCGATCCCCTTGATGTACTTCGCCGCCTTCACGACGGGCCGAAGGATCGGCTTCGACCTCCCCACACTGCTCTATTTGATGGTAGCGGGAACCATGTCTGCGCTCGGTATCGGCATGATTCTCGGCGGTATAGCGCTCATCTTCAAGAGGATCTCCTCGTTCATTCAAATAGTGACGATTGGTTCTCTCTCTTTCACCATGTTCGAAGCGAGTTCGCTCTGGCACAGAATGCTTCCCATGTCCCAGGCGAGTTACATGATGAGGGCTTTAGCGATCGACGGCACGAAACTTCATCAGTTTTCATTGTCGGATCATTTGATCCTCTGGCTGGTTGCGCTGGTTTATCTATCGATAGGTTTTTTGGTTTTCCGACTGTTCGAGAGGCGCGCAACGATCATGGGCAGTCTGTCCCAGTATTGA
- a CDS encoding ABC transporter ATP-binding protein has translation MIEVIDLVKTYPKRGSQEKIKAVDRVSFEVESAEIFALLGPNGAGKTTTIKSICGLIVPDSGEIKIKGFSVLKERSRALAQMSAVLEGNRNLYWRMTALENMKYFSGIRGKKLTRSRAMEILETLGLEEKANQLVHSLSRGMQQKAAIAVCLACDTDILLLDEPTLGLDVHSAVEFRSILKSLKQQGKTILLSSHDMNLVEAVADRVAIMNKGRIVVCEEKRKLMDVFSARAYRIKLICDERARSRLKQLGFDGLVEDGNLIELQVNLDSSQRLYELMDAFKSNNIEVESIEKEMVNFEKIFISYTSETNVR, from the coding sequence ATGATCGAAGTCATCGATCTGGTCAAGACCTACCCAAAGAGAGGCTCCCAGGAGAAGATAAAGGCTGTGGACCGTGTCAGTTTCGAGGTGGAGTCAGCGGAAATCTTCGCACTGCTTGGCCCAAACGGGGCGGGGAAGACCACGACCATCAAGAGTATTTGTGGCTTGATCGTTCCAGACTCGGGAGAGATAAAAATAAAGGGGTTCAGCGTTCTCAAAGAAAGATCCAGAGCTTTAGCGCAGATGAGTGCGGTTCTGGAAGGCAACAGAAACCTTTACTGGCGCATGACTGCCCTCGAGAACATGAAATATTTTTCCGGCATACGCGGTAAGAAACTGACGAGATCTCGAGCCATGGAGATCCTTGAAACGCTCGGTCTCGAAGAAAAAGCGAATCAACTCGTCCACTCACTCTCGCGTGGAATGCAGCAGAAAGCGGCCATCGCGGTGTGCCTCGCTTGCGACACGGACATCCTCTTGCTGGACGAACCAACCTTGGGATTGGACGTGCATTCCGCGGTGGAGTTCAGATCCATACTGAAATCGTTGAAACAGCAAGGTAAAACGATCCTGCTCTCCAGCCACGACATGAACTTGGTCGAAGCGGTGGCGGACCGTGTGGCCATAATGAACAAAGGAAGGATCGTCGTGTGTGAAGAGAAAAGAAAACTCATGGACGTGTTCTCCGCACGTGCTTACAGAATAAAGCTGATCTGCGATGAACGAGCCAGGAGCAGGCTCAAACAGCTCGGATTCGACGGCTTGGTCGAGGATGGCAACCTCATCGAGCTTCAGGTGAACCTTGATTCTTCGCAGAGACTTTACGAACTGATGGACGCTTTCAAATCTAACAACATCGAGGTAGAAAGCATCGAGAAAGAGATGGTGAACTTCGAAAAGATCTTCATCAGTTACACATCAGAAACTAATGTTCGGTGA
- a CDS encoding ABC transporter permease subunit: MDKVFGWLKRIDVPTLIIFLFLIALFVLAAFTNVSIPSLLSDSIRRIGMNGVLVLAMVPTIRVGTGPNFGLPVGIIGGLLGALISMQLGLTGFVGFWVAILFAVLICIGIGLGYGWLLERVRGQEMMVGTYMGYSIVAFMSIMWLMLPFKNPDMIWAIGGKGLRYTLTLDKYFGHVLNNFLKFKIGGFEFPTGLLLFFAGACFLVHLFFKTRMGLAIDLVGQNERYAISSGVNPSRARLVAVVMSNVLAGVGIIVYAQSYGFLQLYQAPLFMTFPAVASILIGGASIRRANIRNVVVGTAVFQTLLTIALPVLSQVTRGDITEVMRLIVSNGMILYALTRAPREA; this comes from the coding sequence ATGGATAAAGTCTTTGGATGGCTCAAGAGGATCGATGTGCCGACGCTGATCATCTTCCTGTTCCTCATAGCCCTGTTCGTACTCGCGGCGTTCACAAACGTTTCGATACCATCTCTCCTGAGCGACTCGATAAGACGCATCGGTATGAACGGTGTCCTCGTGCTCGCAATGGTACCAACGATCAGGGTTGGCACGGGTCCAAACTTCGGCTTACCCGTGGGTATCATCGGTGGGCTTCTCGGAGCTTTGATAAGCATGCAGCTGGGCTTGACAGGGTTTGTCGGCTTCTGGGTGGCGATCTTGTTCGCCGTCCTGATCTGCATCGGGATCGGATTGGGTTACGGCTGGTTGCTCGAAAGGGTTAGAGGGCAGGAAATGATGGTCGGAACGTACATGGGTTATTCCATCGTCGCGTTCATGTCCATCATGTGGCTGATGCTTCCTTTCAAAAACCCCGACATGATTTGGGCGATAGGTGGTAAAGGACTGCGATACACCTTGACGCTGGATAAATACTTCGGGCACGTGCTGAACAACTTTTTGAAGTTCAAGATCGGTGGGTTTGAGTTTCCGACAGGTTTGCTTCTATTTTTCGCGGGCGCCTGCTTTCTGGTTCATCTCTTTTTCAAAACCAGGATGGGCCTCGCCATAGACCTGGTGGGTCAGAACGAACGTTACGCGATCAGCTCGGGTGTGAATCCGAGCAGAGCCAGACTCGTGGCGGTGGTGATGTCGAACGTTCTCGCCGGTGTCGGTATCATCGTTTACGCGCAGAGTTACGGTTTTCTCCAGCTGTATCAAGCACCTTTGTTCATGACGTTCCCCGCGGTCGCTTCGATACTCATCGGTGGTGCCTCCATAAGGAGGGCGAATATTCGTAACGTCGTCGTCGGTACGGCAGTCTTCCAGACCCTTTTGACGATAGCTCTGCCCGTCCTCAGTCAGGTTACCCGTGGTGACATCACCGAAGTCATGAGGCTCATCGTCAGCAACGGAATGATACTGTACGCACTCACGCGAGCCCCAAGGGAGGCGTGA
- a CDS encoding ABC transporter permease subunit — MEKLKKFLISYAVPIAFSILCVSAVLIAKIPPIFLISEIVRRLSRNTFLVLSLIIPIIGGLGLNFGIVLGAMAAQAALFFVVDWKIKGLLGILIACLMASAISIVLGWLAGLTLNRAKGREMITSMILGFFANGIYQLIFLFFIGSLIPFRTKQFLLPEGVGLRNTVDLYGTVASALNRVWTIRIGMVNVFVLPLLIVAVLCLFITFLFKTKLGQDIRAVGQDMHIAEVAGINVNKVRIIAVIMSTVLAGIGQVIYLQDIGTINTYNSHEQIGLFSIAALLVGGATTRKATIWNAILGVVLFHTLFVVAPSAGNRLFGQPQVGEFFREFLAYAVIAFALAMHGWRTKKILM, encoded by the coding sequence ATGGAGAAGTTGAAAAAATTCCTGATCTCTTACGCTGTGCCGATCGCCTTCTCGATACTGTGTGTTTCGGCCGTCTTGATAGCGAAGATTCCCCCGATCTTCCTCATCAGCGAGATAGTGAGAAGGCTGAGCAGGAACACGTTCCTCGTGCTGTCTCTGATAATTCCCATCATCGGCGGTTTGGGGCTGAACTTCGGGATCGTTCTCGGGGCGATGGCGGCTCAGGCGGCGCTCTTCTTCGTTGTGGACTGGAAGATAAAGGGCCTGCTCGGAATTTTGATAGCGTGCCTGATGGCGAGCGCGATTTCGATAGTTTTAGGATGGCTCGCAGGTCTGACACTGAACCGCGCCAAGGGAAGGGAAATGATAACTTCCATGATCCTCGGTTTCTTCGCCAACGGTATCTACCAGCTCATTTTCCTGTTCTTCATAGGATCGCTGATACCATTCAGAACGAAGCAGTTCTTGTTGCCTGAAGGTGTCGGTTTGAGGAACACGGTCGATCTGTACGGGACCGTTGCCTCGGCTCTGAACAGGGTCTGGACGATCCGAATAGGGATGGTGAACGTCTTCGTTCTGCCGCTGTTGATAGTGGCTGTCCTGTGCCTGTTCATAACTTTCCTGTTCAAAACGAAACTCGGTCAGGACATAAGGGCTGTGGGTCAGGACATGCACATCGCTGAAGTTGCTGGCATAAACGTCAACAAGGTGCGCATCATAGCGGTTATCATGTCGACAGTGCTCGCCGGGATCGGTCAGGTGATCTACCTTCAGGACATAGGCACGATCAACACTTACAACAGCCACGAGCAGATCGGTTTGTTCTCCATAGCCGCCCTGCTCGTTGGAGGTGCCACCACGAGAAAAGCGACCATATGGAACGCGATACTGGGCGTGGTGCTGTTCCACACTCTGTTCGTCGTGGCACCCAGCGCGGGAAACAGACTTTTCGGCCAGCCACAGGTGGGAGAGTTCTTCAGAGAGTTCCTCGCCTACGCGGTCATCGCGTTCGCTCTGGCCATGCATGGCTGGAGAACCAAAAAGATCCTCATGTGA
- the alaS gene encoding alanine--tRNA ligase, with amino-acid sequence MNSDEIRSSFLSFFESKGHKVLPSASLIPDDPQLLFTVAGMVPFKPIFWGKVEPVYRRVATCQKCLRTNDIENVGRTPRHHTFFEMLGNFSFGDYFKKEAILWAWEYVTQVLKLKEERLWVTIYKDDDEAFRIWHDVVGVPEKKIVRMGRDTNFWGPAGPTGPCGPCSEIHYDLGIVEDCPEGEECTPANSDKRFLEIWNLVFTEYYQDEKGELHPLPRKNIDTGAGLERIAAVVQGVSSNFETDLFRPIIRREEELFGVKYGESEEKNVSLRVIADHARAVTFLIADGVFPSNEERGYVLRRILRRAVRHGVLLGASKPFLYEVCDAVIDKMGKIYPEIERKRHLIRDVTRAEEERFFKTISQGLEMLGEIVRNAEGIIDGESLFKLYDTYGFPPDIVIDVAKEKGLKVDLEGFERLMEQQRERSRIGRSDVEYAKTVKDYEELAKVQKVSFVGYNTLTHESKVLMLRKEEKVESASSGEKVEIVVEETPFYAERGGQVSDTGWIEWTDGKASVEHVFIPTEGIIVHVANIEKGILRVGDRVKLMVDEERRRSTARNHTATHLLHAALRKVLGEHVRQFGSLVAPDRLRFDFTHYEALNEEQIRKIEEMVNRVIFEAIPVIMEEKSYKEAIEEGAIALFDEKYGDVVRVVKVPNFSEELCGGTHVSNTGNIGMFKIVSETAVSAGVRRIEAVTGFNALEHIRKVEDTLSRAATLLGTSLYEVPERLKNLLEKNSQMEKEIEQLKMKMLSIQVKQIPFEHLKGFNFKAITLENVDPSTLRNLSDVAIASQERSIVVVFSVQQEKVNLIVRVTKDIANKINASELARIAANLLGGGGGGRADFAQAGGKDPAKINEVVEQLKRFILQRA; translated from the coding sequence TTGAACAGCGATGAAATAAGATCGAGCTTCCTGAGTTTTTTTGAATCGAAAGGCCACAAAGTTTTGCCCAGCGCGTCGCTCATACCGGACGATCCTCAGCTTCTCTTCACCGTTGCGGGAATGGTCCCGTTCAAACCCATATTCTGGGGTAAAGTGGAACCAGTCTACAGACGTGTCGCCACGTGCCAGAAGTGCCTCAGGACAAACGATATTGAGAATGTCGGTCGAACGCCGAGGCACCACACGTTCTTCGAGATGCTTGGAAACTTTTCCTTCGGCGACTATTTCAAGAAAGAAGCCATACTGTGGGCATGGGAGTACGTGACTCAGGTGCTCAAACTCAAAGAAGAAAGGTTGTGGGTAACGATCTACAAAGACGACGATGAAGCCTTCAGAATCTGGCACGATGTCGTTGGAGTACCGGAAAAGAAGATCGTACGCATGGGCAGAGACACCAACTTCTGGGGGCCTGCAGGACCCACGGGACCGTGTGGTCCGTGCTCGGAGATCCATTACGATCTGGGCATCGTGGAAGACTGCCCCGAAGGTGAAGAATGCACGCCCGCGAACAGCGATAAGAGGTTTCTGGAGATATGGAACTTAGTGTTCACCGAGTACTACCAGGACGAGAAAGGCGAACTGCACCCGCTACCGAGGAAGAACATCGATACGGGTGCGGGACTCGAGCGGATCGCTGCGGTCGTTCAGGGCGTGTCGAGCAACTTCGAAACCGATCTGTTCAGACCCATCATTCGGAGAGAAGAGGAACTGTTCGGTGTGAAGTACGGAGAGAGCGAGGAGAAAAATGTTTCTCTGCGCGTCATAGCTGACCACGCCAGAGCGGTAACTTTTTTGATTGCAGACGGTGTCTTTCCATCGAACGAAGAAAGAGGATACGTTCTCAGGAGAATCCTGCGCAGGGCGGTGAGACATGGAGTTCTGCTCGGTGCCAGCAAACCTTTCCTGTACGAAGTCTGTGACGCCGTGATCGATAAGATGGGAAAGATCTATCCGGAGATCGAAAGGAAAAGGCATCTCATCAGGGACGTAACGAGGGCAGAAGAAGAAAGGTTCTTCAAAACGATCTCTCAGGGACTGGAGATGCTCGGTGAGATCGTAAGGAATGCGGAAGGGATCATCGACGGAGAAAGTCTCTTCAAGCTGTACGACACCTACGGTTTCCCACCGGACATAGTGATCGACGTGGCGAAAGAGAAGGGATTGAAAGTGGATCTTGAAGGATTCGAAAGACTCATGGAACAGCAGAGAGAGCGATCGAGAATCGGCAGGTCTGACGTCGAGTACGCAAAGACTGTGAAGGATTACGAAGAACTGGCGAAGGTTCAAAAGGTCTCTTTCGTCGGTTACAACACGCTCACGCACGAATCCAAGGTCTTGATGCTCCGAAAAGAAGAGAAAGTGGAATCGGCTTCTTCGGGTGAAAAAGTCGAAATCGTGGTGGAAGAAACGCCCTTCTACGCCGAAAGAGGTGGACAGGTAAGCGATACTGGTTGGATCGAATGGACAGATGGAAAGGCTTCCGTCGAGCACGTGTTCATACCAACTGAGGGCATCATCGTGCACGTTGCAAATATAGAGAAAGGAATACTGAGAGTTGGAGACAGGGTGAAGTTGATGGTCGACGAAGAACGCAGAAGATCGACCGCGCGCAACCACACGGCGACACACCTGCTGCATGCGGCACTCAGAAAAGTTCTCGGCGAGCACGTGAGACAGTTCGGTTCCCTCGTCGCGCCGGACAGACTCAGATTCGACTTCACCCACTACGAAGCACTGAACGAAGAGCAGATCAGGAAGATAGAAGAAATGGTGAACAGGGTGATCTTCGAAGCGATCCCCGTGATCATGGAAGAAAAGAGCTACAAAGAAGCGATCGAGGAGGGTGCCATAGCACTGTTCGACGAGAAGTACGGTGACGTGGTCAGAGTCGTCAAGGTACCGAATTTCAGCGAGGAGCTGTGCGGTGGAACGCACGTTTCCAACACCGGGAACATAGGTATGTTCAAGATCGTTTCGGAAACGGCAGTATCTGCAGGTGTTCGCAGAATAGAAGCTGTGACCGGTTTCAACGCTCTCGAACACATCAGGAAGGTTGAAGACACACTGAGTCGGGCAGCGACGTTGCTCGGGACGTCTCTTTACGAAGTTCCTGAAAGGTTGAAGAACCTGCTCGAAAAGAACTCACAGATGGAAAAGGAAATCGAACAACTGAAGATGAAAATGCTCTCGATACAGGTTAAGCAAATCCCCTTCGAGCATTTGAAAGGCTTCAACTTCAAAGCCATCACACTGGAAAACGTCGATCCTTCAACGCTCAGAAATCTCTCGGATGTTGCGATCGCATCTCAGGAAAGATCTATCGTAGTGGTTTTCTCCGTTCAGCAAGAGAAAGTGAACCTCATCGTCAGGGTGACGAAAGACATCGCGAACAAGATAAACGCCAGCGAGCTGGCACGGATCGCGGCGAACTTGCTCGGTGGCGGTGGCGGTGGAAGGGCGGATTTCGCTCAGGCGGGAGGAAAAGATCCGGCAAAGATAAACGAAGTGGTGGAGCAGCTGAAACGATTCATCCTTCAAAGAGCGTGA
- the frr gene encoding ribosome recycling factor produces the protein MRHPIVKSAEERMNKSIEKISEELKKIRTGRANPAILEEIKIDYYGAPTPINQLATVKVEERSLIIQPWDKSILSSIEKAIFASDIGLTPMNDGNVIRLVFPTPTTEQRQKWVKKAKEVAEQGKIAIRNIRRDVLKELKQMEEDGKISEDDAKRLEKEIQDLTDKKIEEIDKLFEKKEKEIMEV, from the coding sequence ATGCGCCATCCCATTGTGAAGAGCGCCGAGGAACGTATGAACAAATCGATTGAAAAGATTTCTGAGGAGCTGAAAAAGATAAGAACCGGTCGTGCGAATCCTGCCATCCTCGAAGAGATCAAAATCGACTATTACGGTGCCCCTACCCCGATAAACCAGCTCGCAACGGTGAAGGTTGAAGAAAGATCGTTGATCATACAGCCCTGGGACAAGTCCATCCTCTCTTCCATTGAAAAAGCCATCTTCGCTTCTGACATAGGCTTGACACCCATGAACGACGGAAACGTCATAAGACTCGTGTTTCCAACACCTACCACGGAGCAGAGACAAAAGTGGGTCAAGAAGGCAAAAGAAGTCGCTGAGCAAGGAAAGATAGCCATCAGAAACATCAGGAGGGACGTTTTGAAAGAACTAAAGCAGATGGAAGAAGACGGAAAGATCTCCGAGGACGACGCTAAGAGGCTCGAGAAAGAGATACAGGATCTGACTGACAAGAAGATAGAGGAGATAGACAAACTGTTCGAGAAGAAAGAGAAGGAGATCATGGAAGTGTGA